A genomic stretch from Cyprinus carpio isolate SPL01 chromosome A12, ASM1834038v1, whole genome shotgun sequence includes:
- the LOC109074635 gene encoding LOW QUALITY PROTEIN: protein NLRC3-like (The sequence of the model RefSeq protein was modified relative to this genomic sequence to represent the inferred CDS: deleted 1 base in 1 codon; substituted 2 bases at 2 genomic stop codons): MSLSEEKEDEDIASKMSSSSPETSCDQPMKNLPSASSAMTSDPSISRRKRHRSQSPHSSCVSVKSSRSMVQPETFNDAVTSDPPIYLTCTASSEAGDLQKPVDNVLRVKDQHKTSMKNKYERLIEGTKLQENASLLNSIYTXLYIIEGEREGVNEEHEVLQMEKTARTQHSQDTAIYCNDIFKASPEPGCEEKEQIKTVLTKGIAGIGKKTVSVQKFILDWAEGKANQDVDFMFVLPFRELNLIRDHXYSLHRLLLDLHPELQDLDSQIYEECKVVFIFDGLDESRITLMFSDAQKVCHVTETSSVAVLMSKLMKGELLPSALIWITSRPAAANQIPSKYIHRLTEIQGFTEPQKEEYFRKRISEQHQASRIISHIRRARSLHIMCHIPVFCWISSTVLQKLLEEDLSAEIPQTLTEMYIHFLLIQINMRKQKYEERDQEKLLKSNREVIVKLAEVAFKQLMKGNVMFYEEDLIESGIDVTDASVYSGICNEIFKQESVIHQRKVYSFIHLSVQEFFAAFYVFYYHVKETMKGLKNFASVKHLLKAAVDEAIQSENGRLDLFLRFLLGISLESNQRLLQDLLTHTENSSESIRDTTQYIKEEIKDGHGLSTERSINLFLCLLEVKDQTLFREIQEFVKSDKHSEKLSPAHCSTISYMLQMSEEPLDELDLMKYNTSDEGRRRLIPAVINCSKAIFADCNLTAQVCEIVSSVLKYPNCVLRELDLSNNDLQDSGVKLLSDGLKSPNCQLDILRLSGCMVTEEGCGYLSSALSSNPSHLRELDLSYNHPGQSGVQLLNHKLQDPNYKLQVLNLNHGGHFRITPSLRKYACDLTLDPNTAHTQLILSEDNKKTTCVKDHQSYPDHPDRFENYEQVLCGESLTGRCYWEADLTGWAHIAVAYKGISRKGGSDCRFGLNDKSWSVYCCDTIYSVWHNKKRTNIPLNSPSNRVGVYLDWSAGTLSFYSVSGTHTLTHIHTFNTTFTEPLCAGFRLYPDSAVILSNLTTSCEEMQRRI; this comes from the exons ATGAGTCTCAGTGAAGAGAAAGAAGATGAGGATATTGCCTCTAAAATGAGTTCTTCATCTCCTGAAACAAGCTGCGATCAACCTATGAAGAATCTGCCCTCTGCGTCCAGTGccatgacctctgaccccag TATCAGCAGGAGGAAGAGACACAGATCACAGTCTCCACATTcaagctgtgtgtctgtgaagagtagCAGATCCATGGTGCAACCCGAAACTTTCAATGatgcagtgacctctgacccccc AATATATTTGACCTGCACTGCATCCAGTGAGGCTGGAGACCTGCAGAAACCAGTGGATAATGTTCTGAGAGTCAAAGAccagcacaaaaccagcatgaagaacaagtatgagagATTAATTGAGGGAACCAAACTCCAGGAGAATGCAAGCCTCCTAAACAGCATCTACACAtagctctacatcatagagggagagagagaaggagtgaatgaagaacatgaggttttacagatggagaaaacagccagaacacaacactcacaagacACTGCAATCTACTGCAATGACATATTTAAAGCCTCACCTGAACCAGGATGTGAGGAGAAAGAGcagatcaagactgttcttactaaaggcatcgctggaatcggaaaaaaaaccgtctctgtgcagaagttcattctggactgggccgagggaaaagccaatcaggatgtagatttcatgtttgtgcttccatttcgagagctgaacttgatccgagatcatTAGTACAGTCTTCATAGACTTCTGCTGGAccttcatcctgaacttcaagatctggactcacagatttatgaggagtgtaaagttgtgttcatctttgatggtctggatgaaagcagaatcacactgatgttttcagacgctCAGAAAGTTTGTCATGtgactgagacttcatcagtggctgtgttgatgtcaaagctcatgaaaggagagctgcttccctctgctctcatctggatcacctccagaccagcagcagccaatcagatcccctccaaatacatccaccgtctgacagaaattcagggattcactgagcctcagaaggaggaatatttcaggaagagaatcagtgagcagcatcaagccagcagaatcatctcacacatcagaagagcaagaagcctccacatcatgtgccacatccccgtcttctgctggatatcatccactgtgcttcagaagctcctggaagaagatctgagtgcagaaatccctcaaactctgactgaaatgtacatccacttcctgctgattcagatcaacatgaggaagcagaagtatgaagagagagatcaAGAGAAACTCCTGaagtccaacagagaagtgattgtgaaacttgctgaagtggctttcaaacagctgatgaagggcaatgtgatgttctatgaggaggacctgattgagagcggcatagacgtcactgacgcctcagtgtattctgggatttgcaatGAGATATTTAAgcaggaatctgtgattcatcagaggaaagtctacagcttcattcatctgagcgtTCAGGAGTTTTTCGCTGCTTTCTACGTGTTTTATTACCATGTGAAGGAAACTATGAAGGGACTGAAAAATTTTGCTTCAGTAAAACATTTGCTTAAAGCTGCAGTAGATGAAGCCATTCAGTCTGAGAATGGACgtctggatctgttcctgcggttcctgctgggcatctcactggagtccaatcagagactcttacaggatctactgacacacacagagaacagctcagagagcatcagagacaccacacagtacattaaagagGAGATCAAAGATGGACATGGACTCTCCACTgaaagatccatcaatctgttcctctgtctgctggaagtgaaagatcagactctgttcagagagattcaggagtttgtgaaatcagacaaacactcagagaaactctctcctgctcactgctcaacaatctcctacatgcttcagatgtcagaggagccactggatgagctggacctcatgaaatacaacacatcagatgagggcagaagaagactgataccagctgtgatcaactgctCAAAAGCCAT TTTTGCTGACTGTAATCTGACTGCTCAGGTCTGTGAAATTGTGTCATCGGTTCTAAAATACCCAAACTGTGtc ctgagagagctggatctgagtaataatgacctgcaggattcaggagtaaagctgctttctgatggactgaagagtccaaattGTCAGCTGGATATACTGAG gttgtcaggctgtatggtgacagaggaaggctgtggttatttgtcttcagctctgagttcaaacccctcacacctgagagagctggatctgagctacaatcacccaggacaatCAGGAGTCCAGTTGCTCAACCACAAACTGCAGGATCCAAACTATAAACTGCAAGTACTCAA TTTAAATCATGGAGGGCATTTCAGGATCACACCAAGCCTGCGAAAAT acgcctgtgatctcacactggatccaaacacagcacacactcaacTCATCCTGtctgaagacaacaaaaaaacaacatgtgtGAAAGATCATCAGTcttatcctgatcatccagacagatttgagaACTATGAACAGGTTCTGTGTGgagagagtctgactggacgctgttactgggaggctgaTTTGACAGGCTGGGCTCACATTGCAGTGGCATATAAAGGAATCAGCAGGAAAGGTGGGAGCGACTGTCGGTTTGGACTCAATGACAAGTCCTGGAGTGTTTACTGTTGTGATACAATTTATTCTGTTTGGCACAATAAGAAGAGGACAAACATTCCTCTAAATTCCCCATCTAATAGAGTAGGAGTGTATCTGGACTGGTCGGCTggcactctgtccttctacagtgtctctggcacacacacactcacacacatacacacattcaacaccacattcactgaacccctctgTGCTGGATTTAGGCTTTATCCTGATTCTGCTGTGATTCTGTCAAATTTAACAACCTCCTGTGAGGAAATGCAGAGACGCATATAA
- the LOC122147025 gene encoding protein NLRC3-like: MSQHNKGDNEGTASKMRSSSSGSSCVSIKSDQSINFPPDLNEGTVTSDPRSTLSSTSHYQTHMIQDNTEIALTKHTLETEDLQRVKDQHKTSMKNKYGIIFEGIKPEETLLNSIYTQLYIIEGERDGVNEEHEVLQMEKTARTQHSQDNLINCNVIFKASAEAGCEEKEQIKTVLTKGIAGIGKNISVQKFILDWAEGKANQDVDFMFVLPFRELNLIRDHQYSLHRLLLDLHPELQDLDSQIYEECKVVFIFDGLDESRITLMFSDAQKVCDVTETSSVAVLMSLMKGKLLPSALIWITSRPAAAIHIPSKYIHRLTEIQGFNEPQKEEYFRKRITEQHQASRIISHIRRARSLHIMCQIPVFCWISSTVLHKLLEEDLSAEIPQTLTEMYIHFLLIQINMRNQKNDEVDPKKLLQSNREAIVKLAQVAFKQLMKGNVMFYEEDLIESGIDVTDASVYSGICNEIFKQESVIHQRKVYSFIHLSVQEFFAAFYVFYYHVKETMKGLKNFASVKHLLKAAVDEAIQSENGRLDLFLRFLLGISLESNQRLLQDLLTHRENSSESIRETTQYIKEKIKDGHGLSTEISINLFLCLLKDQTLSREIQDFVKSDQLSEEKLSAAHCSTITYMIQMSEEPLDELDLMKYNTSDEGRRRLIPAVINCRKALLAGCNLTAQDCEIVSSVLKYPNCVLRELDLSNNDLQDSGVKLLDGLQTPNCQLEILRFSGCMVTEEGCGYLSSALSSNPSHLRELGLSYNHPGQSGVQLLNHKLQDPNYKLQVLNLNHGGHFRITPSLRKYACDLTLDPNTAHTQLILSEDNKKTTCVKEPQPYPDYPERFGNYEQVLCRESLTGRCYWEVDLIGWGHVAVAYKGISRKGGIDCRFGLNDKSWNLYCCDTIYSVWHNKKRTNIPLNSPSNRVGVYLDWSAGTLSFYSVSGTHTLTHIHTFNTTFTEPLCAGFRLYPDSAVILSNLTTSCEEMQRRI; encoded by the exons ATGAGTCAACATAACAAGGGGGATAACGAGGGCACTGCCTCTAAAATGAGGTCTTCATCTTCTGgatccagctgtgtgtctataaAGAGTGATCAGTCAATAAATTTTCCTCCTGACTTAAATGAAGGAACAGTAACCTCTGACCCCag atCTACACTGTCCTCTACATCCCACTATCAGACACATATGATTCAGGATAATACTGAAATAGCCctaacaaaacacacactggaAACTGAAGACCTGCAGAGAGTCAAGGAccagcacaaaaccagcatgaaaaACAAGTACGGGATCATATTTGAAGGAATCAAACCAGAAGAGACCCTCCTGAACAgcatctacacacagctctacatcatagagggagagagagatggagtgaatgaagaacatgaggttttacagatggagaaaacagccagaacacaacactcacagGACAATCTGATCAACTGCAATGTCATCTTTAAAGCCTCAGCTGAAGCAGGATGTGAGGAGAAAGAGcagatcaagactgttcttactaaaggcatcgctggaatcggaaaaaacatctctgtgcagaagttcattctggactgggcagagggaaaagccaatcaggatgtagatttcatgtttgtgcttccatttcgagagctgaacttgatccgagatcatcagtacagtcttcataGACTTCTGCTGGAccttcatcctgaacttcaagatctggactcacagatttatgaggagtgtaaagttgtgttcatctttgatggtctggatgaaagcagaatcacactgatgttttcagacgctcagaaagtttgtgatgtgactgagacttcatcagtggcTGTGTTGATGTCCCTCATGAAAGGAaagctgcttccctctgctctcatctggatcacctccagaccagcagcagccattcatatcccctccaaatacatccaccgtctgacagaaattcagggattcaatgagcctcagaaggaggaatatttcaggaagagaatcactgagcagcatcaagccagcagaatcatctcacacatcagaagagcaagaagcctccacatcatgtgccaaatccccgtcttctgctggatctcatccactgtgcttcacaagctcctggaagaagatctgagtgcagaaatccctcaaactttgactgaaatgtacatccacttcctgctgattcagattaACATGAGGAACCAGAAGAATGACGAGGTAGATCCAAagaaactcctgcagtccaacagagaagcgattgtgaaacttgctcaagtggctttcaaacagctgatgaagggcaatgtgatgttctatgaggaggacctgattgagagcggcatagacgtcactgacgcctcagtgtattctgggatttgcaatGAGATATTTAAgcaggaatctgtgattcatcagaggaaagtctacagcttcattcatctgagcgtTCAGGAGTTTTTCGCTGCTTTCTACGTGTTTTATTACCATGTGAAGGAAACTATGAAGGGACTGAAAAATTTTGCTTCAGTAAAACATTTGCTTAAAGCTGCAGTAGATGAAGCCATTCAGTCTGAGAATGGACgtctggatctgttcctgcggttcctgctcggcatctcactggagtccaatcagagactcttacaggatctactgacacacagagagaacagctcagagagcatcagagaaaccacacagtacattaaagagaagatcaaagATGGACATGGACTCTCCACTGAAatatccatcaatctgttcctctgtctgctgaaagatcagactctgtcCAGAGAGATTCAGGACTTTGTGAAATCAGACCAACTCTCAGAGGAGAAACTCTCTGctgctcactgctcaacaatAACCTACATGATTCAGATGTCAGAGGAGCCACTGGATGAGCTGGACCTCatgaaatacaacacatcagatgaggggagaagaagactgataccagctgtgatcaactgcagaaaagctct tcttgctgGCTGTAATCTGACTGCTCAGGATTGTGAAATTGTATCATCGGTTCTAAAATACCcaaactgtgtcctgagagagctggatctgagtaacaatgacctgcaggattcaggagtgaagctgcttgATGGACTGCAGactccaaactgtcagctggagatcCTGAG gttctcaggctgtatggtgacagaggaaggctgtggttatttgtcttcagctctgagttcaaacccctcacacctgagagagctgggtctgagctacaatcacccaggacaatCAGGAGTCCAGCTGCTCAACCACAAACTGCAGGATCCAAACTATAAACTGCAAGTACTCAA TTTAAATCATGGAGGGCATTTCAGGATCACACCAAGCCTGCGAAAAT acgcctgtgatctcacactggatccaaacacagcacacactcaacTAATCCTGtctgaagacaacaaaaaaacaacatgtgtGAAAGAGCCACAGCCATATCCTGACTATCCAGAGAGATTTGGCAACTATGAGCAGGTTCTGTGTCgagagagtctgactggacgctgttactgggaggttgaCTTGATAGGTTGGGGTCATGTAGCAGTGGCATATAAAGGAATCAGCAGGAAAGGTGGGATTGACTGTCGGTTTGGACTCAATGACAAGTCCTGGAATCTTTACTGTTGTGATACGATTTATTCTGTTTGGCACAATAAGAAGAGGACAAACATTCCTCTAAATTCCCCATCTAATAGAGTAGGAGTGTATCTGGACTGGTCGGCTggcactctgtccttctacagtgtctctggcacacacacactcacacacatacacacattcaacaccacattcactgaacccctctgTGCTGGATTTAGGCTTTATCCTGATTCTGCTGTGATTCTGTCAAATTTAACAACCTCCTGTGAGGAAATGCAGAGACGCATATAA